In Hemiscyllium ocellatum isolate sHemOce1 chromosome 2, sHemOce1.pat.X.cur, whole genome shotgun sequence, a single window of DNA contains:
- the cfap96 gene encoding cilia-and flagella-associated protein 96, translating to MPGDSGKTDMERIGLFQEMSYTSVQDPYIDGIPKPFNEEAYKGKQFLVEGSKKKAATQAGYFDREFTRIFEKEAYSDRFKLRRQAKLKAAKKNLDGVFFPSQTPKKWSGLGSYYGTIGGSFKAFSGIAKAKQPFVAENKNFYTSPGKKGTGYGYYNVTIGPPYEHSADAYIVKDTKGGEQLELQDC from the exons ATGCCTGGGGACTCGGGAAAAACAGACATGGAAAGGATCGGCCTCTTCCAGGAGATGAGCTATACTTCTGTTCAAGATCCGTATATCGATGGAATACCAA AACCTTTCAATGAGGAGGCTTACAAAGGCAAACAGTTTTTGGTGGAAGGCTCAAAAAAGAAGGCAGCCACTCAGGCAGGATACTTTGATCGTGAATTTACACGCATTTTTGAAAAGGAAGCCTATTCTGATCGGTTTAAATTGAGAAGACAAGCAAAATTGAAGGCAGCCAAAAAGAACCTCGATGGAGTTTTCTTTCCAAGCCAGACTCCAAAGAAATG GTCTGGCTTGGGAAGTTACTATGGAACAATCGGTGGTTCATTCAAAGCCTTCAGTGGAATAGCGAAGGCAAAGCAACCATTTGTTGCGGAAAATAAAAACTTTTACACTAGCCCTGGGAAAAAAGGAACAGGCTATGG GTATTATAACGTCACCATAGGTCCACCGTATGAACACTCTGCAGATGCTTATATAGTAAAAGATACAAAG GGTGGTGAACAACTTGAACTACAAGACTGTTGA